The genome window CTGTTGCTTCTCGGCCCGATTCTTCGCGACGAAGTGCAATGAGTGCTGGGTGTAGTGGCGGGGGATAAGGCGGCAAACTATCCTGGGGAAGGGGATCAGAGTCAAAGTAGAGGGGGAAAGCGTCGGTCACTTTAGTATTGTTCGGAAGGTTTTGTATCCTGTATTCTGGCACAGGCGTTCTGTGGCGACAAAGCGGACATCCTATGCACCAAGGTCGGTCTTCGCGGAGGTGCAAAGTGTTTAAACATTCCTCGCAAAATGTATGCAAGCATTCCAGAATTTTCGGTGTTCTGCGGTCCAAATCATAGTAGTTGTAGCATATTTTGCACTCGTACTCCTCATATGGAAAAGCCGAGTCAAACTGCACCCTGGACGCGCTTCCCGGTGGACTTGCCGCTTCTGCCATGTCATCCTCTGTTGTTCACATGCCTACTCAAAATAACTTAGTGAAACACTCCCTGCCATCACCCTGCTGTTTGGCTAGAGCAAGCGGCGGCTCCCTGGACGCCATACTGTGTCAGAGCTGTTGTTAAGTCCTCGTCGCGCTGTCCCACTTACGTAGCTTTGTCCTTGTCTTCCTCGATTACTCAGCCTTGTTAGATATGTAATGGTTGTGACGGAAAATTGATGATGTCACACCGATTAAGCAGCAGCGATGTCTCATTAGCCGACAAATAAAACTGGAAACAGACACCTAGAATAGACCGGTCGAGTTTCTATGGTCTCTTGGTAGTATCAGAGTTGTAGACGAGGCTGTAATGATAGAAGAAGAATAAACACTGCTGCATCACGAGGTGCGTGGCTCATTTGGAAGCACAGTGCGATTTTGTGACAGACGTGCCAAGCCTTAGCTGAAAATGTCTGGGTGATCATGTCATCCGCAGCATGTCCATCATGGTATTTTGTCAAACGTATGAATTCTTGCTCCACTTTTAGCGAAACGTTAACGTCTACTTACTCATAAAACATGTCGCCAATAATACAATAAGTTATGGAAACTTATCTACCTTAACTACCATACCAGTTCATCCATAGTCATATTATACTAGCTCACCTAAACACGCTTATTTGACATGTAGAACTGTCAGTCTCTACAATTTCAGCACCTCATCTGGTGGACAGCGCCTGCAATTCCAATCAACAGTCTGACTTGACACCTCTACTGGCGGAACACGCCCTCCCTGCGCATAATACGCCcatttctgtaacatcatccTGATAGCCTATTTGACCGGAAAAGAGCCTGTCGTTTGTGTCATATGTGGAAACCTGTTGTGCAGCAATAACTTTGTAAAACGGAGAGTTGTTGGTTAGAATGGGCAGCGTTAAAACAATGCAAAAAACGAATGTTAATTAGTGATATACATTTAATATAATGTGACTTGGTAGAAAAGCTAATATTACATTTAAATCACGTTGATACCCCTTATGTGTCCTACATTTGTTGTATATTTGATATTGTCTATGTTGTCATATAAACATTTTAGACCTATGAAATTAGACCAGACCTAATGTTACAATGTTGCATGAAGATGTGATCTTCATGAGAGGTCACTTTGAATGGACCTCCAATGCAACATCTTCATATCTACATTCACACGTAAGCTGAACAGACCCCAGCATCAGCCAAAGATATCTGAAATCTGTGTAACATGATTTTGACAAGTCACTTTGTGAGTTAATAGCCATAACTGTCACAGAAGCCATATCTCGTCAATTATCAGACAGACAGTCATATGCTCAGTCATATGACAGGTATATAGGCTAAAACTTGACCCATAAACCCTTTCAGATCTCACTTGGGGAAAAGGGGTGAATGGAAAGGCCTCTGAGAGTGTCCCAGTGTCCAgggctgtagtagcctaggggCAGGATTACTTCACAGCTTTCAACTCTGGCAGGCCAGGCCACTTGTGAGAGCTTCCTCAGATAATGGGATGAGGTCTCTGTTTGACCCCTTTAATTTGTCCTGGACCTACCTCTGCCCATCACCGGCCTCTATGGAGCGCCGTGCCTTGGGCCGCAAGGCAAACAAGTCTTCAGTGCAGGCCTCTGTGATCGGGTAAATGAGTGAATGCAGGCTCACAGTCTGTCGACCTCACAGTGATGTGGATGTAGATGGCTGCAGTGTTCAGGACAGAATTATTGGCCTGAGTTGGAATGTCAGATTTATTTTTGGAGGTTAAAGTTACATGTAGATGAGATGAAGTAGGGCTGACATTGTTTTACTAACTGATCTTGTAAAACATTTGTTGTACGTGAGCAAAAGTGTATTCATGTGTTAATGCCTGCATATAAAGTATTTTCCCATACTATGCAAACCTCATTGGGGGTTATTCAACTTTCAAGTTATTCAGGATTCTACACAAAATCAAGCAATGAAACCTGAAATTTCACTATAAACAAAGTTTGCAACCTTTACAAAATGGCAAAACCCTTAATCTAGTGCATGCTGTGTGAAAATCCTTAACTCCTTCTctgaggctctctctctccctccctccctccttctcacacacacacacacacacacacactccgctaaGCCTACCACCAGGCTCTGAGGGTGCAGCATACTCAGAGACTGACTCAGCCAGACTGGTGCCAATGAGGGGATACCTTTACTCTCCTCAGGGGGCATTCATTAAACATCCCCGCAGAGCTTCACATACACCCTCATCAAGGGCCCGGATCCCCAGGCCCCCGGGCAGCAGGAGACTGCAGTCTGCCTGGAGCAAGGCCCTCACACCGTGGACCAAAGAGCTTCTCCAGGAGAGCCACTCAAGGGATGAGGCACTTTTATTTGCACCACAATAGGGAAGGAGAGTCCTAGCAATGAGATCTAATTAAACTGGTTCCCTCTATGAAATAGGGACATACAGTAGGTGGgcaggatatgtgtgtgtgtttgtgtgtgtgggtgggtggggggggggggggggggggggcttacctGGAAATTATTGGCTTGGTACCTTAACTGATTTGTTAACGAGTTGGCAATCAAATGCTTCCAAGATAATGGCATAATGACGACCTTTAAAATTTCTTTTCTACATCCACATTCAACAGCAGGAACTGTTGTAATGGTGTATTGCATTAGTTATTGAAAGATAAGTGCATGCATTAAGCTGCTACATTTCATTCATTAACAAATCTGTGTGTATACATTTCCTGCATGTGGCAGTGAGCCTGAAGTGCTCTGCTGCTCCATCTTCCTTTCTCAGGTATGTGTGGAAGCTGTCAGAATTGGAGTGCTGAGCTAACGACTCTAAGTAGCTTCCTGTCAATATCCTGACTCATGAgagtatgatgatgatgatgttacaTGGCGATCTGCATCGATTTACCTCATGTGCTCTGAACCTGAGGAAACATAGAGAGAGACTGATGGGTTTACACTCGTGCAAATCATCACACTGCCTATCGGCTCTCTGTGTTCCCATGTGCTTTACATCTGCTCACTTAGTAGACATTTTTATTCATGGTGCCTTACGGTGCTGGTAAGGATTAGGAATATGTCATCATCAGTAAGGAGGTAAGGATGTCTGATGCGGAACCCGAGGCTTCAGTGTTCTAATCATCACTACAGTTGAGCTAACTGGCTGCATGACATGTTTTCATCCCTTTGTAGTGCACATCAGCAAGCACTCACTCAAGCATGTTGGTTGTTTTTAGCACTATCATAACCTCATTGAGACTTTTATCTCCCTATTTGTTGTTGTAATTGTTGCTGTTTACTAATGAGCACTTGTCTCTTTGTTATTCAGATAGTGTAAATACTGGGCCTCTGTGCCTCTTGTCTTTTGTCTGAGTGTGAAGCTTGTGCTTCCACAAGGACGTGTTTAGGAAACCTGGATGGATACAGctgcagtagagagagagagagagacagaaagagagggagaaggagagagagagagagcgagacagaaagagagggagaaggagaaagagagagagagatgagcttGGCTAGAGGTGCTCAAAAGCTCAAGTTGAGCTTGCCCCAAAACTGTGATAGAGTTTCCTCTAAAATATTAATGGAAATCAATAGGGGTATTGGGATGCTTATGACCAGGACAGAACACAGGGATGggagaaggaagggagggaaagtTTTAACTCCCCTTCTTCCCCTTTCCAACTTCATCTGTCCTTCAAATAgatacattattatgaccactgCTATAGTGCACATAAAATGTGGCGTGCACGCAGACCCACTGGGTAGACcaaaagcagtttttgcagaacAATTCAACCACCATTGTGCCCAAGATTACGACATTTTTGTGATATGGTTGTCAATCTAGTCCATTACAACTCATTTGTGATATTGCGCCACCTAGTGAATTAAGTAAATGCAAAATGTGGCACTTCAGTCGCCTATATCTTGTGACAAGAAGGTAGTctggaaatccagacccaaatccaAAAGATTGTCTGGCATTGAGTAATGAAAATTGAGAGGCAGcaccaagcatacatttgaaaatctcactgcacgcaattagataacactacgaccaatgtttactgactgattctggacttcgacgtaattggataacactatgaccaatgtttactgactgattccagaCTTCGACATTGTAACACTTTGGtaatctgtttagctcgcctctggccctcctatatcagatacactgatgtgattggtgcagctcggctCAAGGGCATAgttaatgagcatcattactgaatgccagagtgactcgctgagcaaattgaAATtgctctggatttccagggtaagtGCACACAATTATTGTTTTTGACACTCTCTGGATGCACACCAAACTGTGTCAAATTCCATCCATATGGTGCACTGCAATTTACGCATTtctatatctcaagaaccgtttTAGCAACAATTTTGAAATTTGGTATGCTTTCACTTGGCGACATTTTCCCAAACATTTCTTCAGCTCACTCAACAAAATGATAACCAATAGCCAATAAACAATTCAACACCCAAAGCCATTTTGATGTAATAGCATGACTCATTTCTTGAAATTATTTTTATAGGGTGTACTGCAATTGACCTACAGTTCTGTCCTtaactgctctctttctctctctctctctctctctctctctctctctctctctctctctctctctctctctatctctctttctctctctctctctctctctctctctctctggtatcTCTGGTGTCACCGAAGTATACGTTGCCTTTTTTCCCTCTGAGTTAatgcacagaacacacacacacacacacacacacacagagagaggcagacagacagtcagacacatTGTGGTATAACAGTTTGGTACATTTATAATACCacataattagatttttttgttctgtagttcagactgtgtgtgcatgttattgCTGTATTGCACTGTTGAACAATCATTGACTAACCCAGAATGGAGGGTGTCTAGTAA of Alosa sapidissima isolate fAloSap1 chromosome 1, fAloSap1.pri, whole genome shotgun sequence contains these proteins:
- the LOC121709829 gene encoding E3 ubiquitin-protein ligase RNF152-like, with the translated sequence MAEAASPPGSASRVQFDSAFPYEEYECKICYNYYDLDRRTPKILECLHTFCEECLNTLHLREDRPWCIGCPLCRHRTPVPEYRIQNLPNNTKVTDAFPLYFDSDPLPQDSLPPYPPPLHPALIALRREESGREATGAPAEDSASVSVAAAAAYEAAGYESCQTCKRVAFTTGCVCAIFAFLSMLVLLFFGLLFIHNYNNPPSPVGPICLSVASILAMFSVVVTWLMCWLKYRPEPDSARSTIGGNRRNTR